From Salvia splendens isolate huo1 chromosome 16, SspV2, whole genome shotgun sequence, a single genomic window includes:
- the LOC121770646 gene encoding berberine bridge enzyme-like 18, which yields MASLHTLTLLLISTNLHLFGASSSNSNGYDDFLECLTDQFHRSNSPTDTIYTPQNATYATLLPSHNPRLASVLPRRPDLIVTPFHVSEIQASIHCSRVLNLQIRVKSGGHDYEGLSYASASAPFVIVDMRNFRSVSIDEKAKTARVEVGTTLGQLYYTISRTSKTLAFPSGVCPTVGVGGHFSGGGYGMITRKHGLALDHIVDAKLINTDGEILDRKSMGEDLFWAIRGGGGSSFGIVLEFTVTLASVPETVTVFNVTRMLEENATELVDKWQHIADKVDENLLLRLFLSPTNSPATGNITVAASFTSMYLGGARDLLPIMEEQFPELGLTEDDCKEMSWVESVLFFANLDDQPLDVLLDRTPAGSFYFKGKSDYVSAPIPVNGLREIWNFLMEGERSSLQLQLQFSPYGGVLNTYSDHETPFPHRRGNIFMIHYSVGWFNLNESEAGIRWIRGLYGYMARHVTQNPRAAYFNYRDLDIGRNNDAGNTSYDQASVWGLKYFKNNFKRLVRVKTKFDPSNFFRNEQSIPVLGM from the coding sequence atggcCTCTCTTCATACTCTCACACTCCTCTTAATTTCCACAAACCTCCATCTCTTCGGAGCTTCTTCATCTAACAGCAATGGATACGACGATTTCCTCGAATGCCTAACCGATCAATTCCATCGCTCAAACTCACCTACCGACACAATCTACACCCCTCAAAACGCAACCTACGCCACTCTCCTACCATCACATAATCCCCGCCTGGCCTCCGTCCTCCCGCGGCGGCCCGACCTCATCGTCACCCCATTCCACGTGTCCGAAATCCAGGCTTCCATCCACTGCTCCCGTGTTCTCAATCTCCAGATCAGAGTCAAGAGCGGCGGCCACGACTACGAAGGCCTCTCCTACGCCTCCGCGTCGGCTCCCTTCGTCATCGTCGACATGAGAAACTTCCGGTCAGTTTCAATCGACGAGAAGGCGAAAACCGCGCGTGTGGAGGTCGGCACAACCCTCGGCCAGCTCTACTACACGATCTCTCGAACAAGCAAAACCCTTGCTTTCCCCTCCGGCGTCTGCCCCACCGTGGGAGTCGGCGGCCACTTCAGCGGCGGCGGCTACGGCATGATCACGCGCAAGCACGGCCTCGCCCTCGACCACATCGTCGACGCTAAGCTCATCAATACCGACGGCGAAATCCTGGACCGGAAAAGCATGGGAGAGGATCTGTTCTGGGCAATCAGAGGCGGCGGAGGGTCCAGCTTCGGGATTGTTCTAGAATTCACGGTCACGCTAGCCTCCGTCCCAGAAACCGTCACGGTCTTCAACGTGACACGAATGCTGGAGGAAAACGCGACGGAGCTAGTCGATAAATGGCAACACATCGCCGATAAAGTCGACGAGAATCTCCTCCTCAGACTTTTCCTAAGCCCTACCAACTCTCCGGCGACCGGAAACATAACAGTCGCCGCCTCATTCACGTCGATGTACCTCGGTGGGGCCCGCGACCTTCTCCCTATAATGGAAGAGCAGTTTCCGGAGCTCGGGTTGACGGAAGATGATTGCAAGGAGATGAGTTGGGTGGAATCTGTTCTCTTCTTTGCTAACCTTGACGACCAACCCTTAGACGTATTGTTGGACCGGACGCCTGCGGGATCCTTCTACTTCAAAGGGAAATCCGATTACGTGAGCGCTCCCATCCCGGTGAACGGTCTCAGAGAGATATGGAACTTTCTTATGGAAGGCGAACGCTCTAGCTTGCAGTTGCAGCTGCAGTTTAGTCCGTACGGGGGAGTGCTCAACACCTACTCCGATCACGAAACTCCCTTTCCTCATCGGAGAGGGAATATATTCATGATCCACTACTCAGTGGGGTGGTTTAACCTCAATGAATCGGAAGCGGGTATTCGTTGGATTCGGGGGCTCTATGGCTacatggcgcgccacgtcaccCAGAATCCGCGGGCCGCTTACTTCAACTATAGGGATCTTGACATCGGAAGAAACAACGACGCTGGGAATACAAGCTACGATCAAGCTAGTGTTTGGGGgcttaaatattttaaaaataattttaaaaggtTGGTTCGTGTCAAGACTAAATTCGACCCCTCAAATTTCTTCAGAAACGAGCAGAGTATTCCGGTGTTGGGAATGTAG
- the LOC121770794 gene encoding berberine bridge enzyme-like 18 produces the protein MASLHTLTFLFLISTNLHLFGASSSSNHGYDDFLECLTDQFQRSNSATDTIYTPQNATYASLLLSQNLRPASALPGRPDLIVTPFHVSEIQASIHCSRVLNLQIRVKSGGHDYEGLSYASASAPFVIVDMRNFRSVSIDEKAKTARVEVGATLGQLYYTISRRSKTLAFPAGVCPTVGVGGHFSGGGYGMISRKHSIAADHIVDATLINAEGQILSRRNMGEDLFWAIRGGGGTSFGIVLDFTVTLVTVPETVTVFNVTRTLEENATELVDKWQHIADKVDENLLLRLFLNPTNSPATGNLTVAASFTSLYLGGARDLLRIMEEQFPELGLTEDDCMEMSWVESLLFFANVDDQTLDVLLDRTPAGGFGSSYFKGKSDYVSAPIPITGLRDIWNFLLQEEGSSLQFSPYGGVLNTYSDEETPFPHRRGNIFMIHYGVGWLNLNESEASIGWIRGLYGYMARHVTRNPRAAYFNYRDLDIGTNNIGNTSYDQASVWGLRYFKNNFRRLVRVKTKVDPSNFFRNEQSIPVLGS, from the coding sequence atggcGTCTCTTCACACTCTCACATTTCTCTTCTTAATTTCCACAAACCTCCATCTCTTCGGAGCTTCTTCATCCAGCAACCATGGGTACGACGATTTCCTCGAATGCCTAACCGATCAATTCCAACGCTCAAACTCCGCTACCGACACAATCTACACCCCTCAAAACGCAACCTACGCCTCTCTCCTACTCTCACAAAATCTCCGCCCGGCCTCCGCCCTCCCAGGGCGGCCCGACCTCATCGTCACCCCATTCCACGTGTCAGAAATCCAGGCCTCCATCCACTGCTCCCGTGTTCTCAACCTCCAGATCAGAGTCAAGAGCGGCGGCCACGACTACGAAGGCCTCTCCTACGCCTCCGCGTCAGCACCCTTCGTCATCGTCGACATGAGAAACTTCCGATCAGTTTCAATCGACGAGAAGGCGAAAACCGCTCGTGTGGAGGTCGGTGCAACCCTCGGCCAGCTCTACTACACGATCTCCCGGAGAAGCAAAACCCTCGCTTTCCCCGCCGGCGTCTGCCCCACCGTCGGAGTCGGCGGCCACTTCAGCGGCGGAGGCTACGGCATGATCTCACGGAAACACTCCATCGCCGCGGACCACATCGTCGACGCTACCCTCATCAACGCAGAAGGCCAAATCCTGAGCAGGAGAAACATGGGAGAAGATCTGTTCTGGGCAATCAGAGGCGGTGGAGGGACAAGCTTCGGGATTGTGTTAGATTTCACGGTGACGTTAGTCACCGTGCCGGAAACCGTCACGGTCTTCAACGTGACACGAACGCTGGAAGAAAACGCAACGGAGCTAGTCGATAAATGGCAACACATCGCCGATAAAGTCGACGAGAATCTCCTCCTCAGACTTTTCCTAAACCCTACCAACTCTCCGGCGACCGGAAACCTAACAGTCGCCGCCTCATTCACGTCGCTATATCTCGGTGGGGCCCGTGACCTTCTTCGTATAATGGAAGAGCAGTTTCCCGAGCTCGGATTGACTGAAGATGATTGCATGGAGATGAGTTGGGTGGAATCTCTTCTCTTCTTTGCTAATGTAGACGACCAAACCCTTGACGTATTGTTGGACCGGACGCCGGCGGGTGGGTTTGGATCCTCGTATTTCAAAGGGAAATCGGACTACGTGAGCGCTCCGATCCCTATCACTGGTCTCAGAGATATATGGAACTTCCTTCTGCAAGAAGAAGGTTCTAGCCTGCAGTTCAGTCCCTACGGGGGAGTTCTGAACACCTACTCTGATGAGGAAACTCCCTTTCCTCATCGGAGAGGGAATATATTCATGATCCACTATGGAGTGGGGTGGTTAAACCTCAATGAATCGGAAGCGAGTATTGGTTGGATTAGGGGGCTCTACGGCTacatggcgcgccacgtcaccAGGAATCCGCGGGCCGCTTACTTTAACTATAGGGATCTTGATATTGGGACAAACAACATAGGGAATACGAGTTACGATCAAGCTAGTGTTTGGGGGCTCAGATATTTTAAGAATAATTTTAGGAGATTGGTTCGTGTAAAGACGAAAGTCGACCCTTCGAACTTTTTCAGAAACGAGCAAAGTATTCCGGTGTTGGGATCGTAG
- the LOC121770681 gene encoding serine/threonine-protein phosphatase 7 long form homolog, producing the protein MHTPYTPCGAKWHGVTEIGNAPRHSVAHYRDQLSLIRPGQFLWTPYADCILPEYCIDSTASYLCDTYLVCWSFVEAHEAGRVCRQFNRYQRIPQYCDRMLHSSGHLSKSHRRGRKGADWAKVHKFFIDEWDLRHDRFQATFDHATATLGGRINPGYMAWYNRITVSYLVQPGTQSTDGMNEAASSNLLAVETLQGIWHLTSEHDTDPRFIQIRDMAASALRAMNHADAMEYPSSQRQNVVVPPRPPTSLRHGLPGVRTGGHGITRQHRLATPHLSPPS; encoded by the exons atgcacacgccgtataccccgtgcggagccaa gtggcacggagttactgaaattggaaatgcgCCCCGACATTCAGTAGCTCATTATCGTGATCAGTTATCACTGATCCGTCCTGGCCAG tttCTGTGGACACCCTATGCAGACTGTATCCTCCCTGAGTACTGCATTGATTCGACTGCATCCTACTTGTGCGATACTTATTTGGTGTGCTGGTCATTTGTCGAGGCACACGAGGCTGGACGCGTTTGTCGACAATTTAACCGCTACCAGCGTATTCCTCAGTACTGTGATAGGATGCTACATAGCTCCGGCCATTTGAGTAAAAGTCATCGCCGTGGGAGGAAGGGCGCTGATTGGGCTAAGGTACAtaagttcttcattgatgaatgGGACTTGCGCCACGACAGGTTCCAAGCAACTTTTGACCACGCAACGGCGACACTAGGTGGTCGCATTAATCCGGGTTATATGGCGTGGTACAATAGGATCACCGTGTCGTACCTAGTTCAACCTGGGACACAGTCAACTGACGGGATGAACGAGGCAGCCTCTTCTAATTTATTGGCG GTTGAGACCCTTCAGGGGATATGGCATTTGACCTCTGAGCATGACACAGACCCTCGGTTCATTCAGATTCGAGACATGGCTGCTTCGGCACTTCGTGCGATGAACCATGCTGATGCGATGGAGTATCCATCTTCTCAACGGCAAAATGTGGTCGTGCCGCCACGCCCACCAACTTCTCTTCGTCATGGACTGCCGGGTGTCCGGACGGGTGGGCACGGGATTACACGACAGCATAGGT TGGCCACCCCCCACCTAAGTCCACCATCGTAG
- the LOC121772716 gene encoding patellin-4-like, with protein sequence MTVEVECRAEPVAVEDVKKAAAAEEVKCEKEELKPKIVEKSSSYREESNFLSDLKDHEKKALNELKTKLEAAILENSIFTKKESPKKETAATAAPDEEKPSEETCEKKEESEVCEAETEKPAPEPVEKCEEPEAEDISIWGIPLLPSKGNESTNVVLLKFLRAREFKVNEAFEMLKKTLQWRKDFRADALLEEEFEPELGGAAYMSGVDGEGHPICYNIFGVVDEKTVATEEKRERFLRWRVQLMEKGVQKLDFKAGGVSSLLQINDLKNSPGASKKEVRAAVDKTVAVLQDNYPEFVAKNIFINVPFWYYAFHSLMSPFLTQRTRSKLVFARPSKVTETLLKYIPIQEIPIQYGGMKRENDFEFSNADGEATEVVIKAGATETIEIPTPEAGTTFIWDVTVLGWEVSYTEEFVPADENSYTMIVHKCKKMGTNEEAVRNTFKNNEAGKIAITVHNSSGKKKKLFYRYKIKKACF encoded by the exons ATGACGGTTGAGGTTGAATGTAGAGCGGAGCCGGTGGCCGTGGAGGATGTAaagaaggcggcggcggcggaggaagtGAAGTGCGAGAAGGAAGAATTGAAGCCTAAGATTGTGGAGAAAAGCTCTTCCTACAGAGAAGAGAGCAATTTCCTCTCCGATCTCAAAGATCACGAGAAGAAGGCTTTAAACGAGCTCAAAACCAAGCTCGAAGCAGCCATCCTCGAAAACTCCATTTTCACCAAGAAAGAATCCCCCAAAAAGGAGACTGCTGCTACGGCGGCGCCGGATGAGGAGAAACCCTCAGAAGAAACATGTGAAAAGAAAGAGGAATCAGAAGTCTGCGAGGCAGAAACAGAGAAGCCCGCGCCCGAGCCCGTGGAGAAATGCGAGGAGCCCGAAGCGGAAGACATCTCGATTTGGGGAATTCCCCTTTTGCCGAGCAAGGGCAACGAGAGCACAAACGTGGTGCTCTTGAAATTCCTCCGAGCTCGCGAATTTAAAGTGAACGAGGCCTTCGAGATGCTGAAGAAGACTCTCCAGTGGCGGAAGGATTTCAGAGCCGACGCTCTTCTGGAGGAGgagtttgagcccgagctgggCGGCGCGGCCTACATGAGCGGCGTGGACGGCGAGGGGCACCCCATCTGCTACAACATCTTCGGGGTGGTGGACGAGAAGACGGTGGCGACGGAGGAGAAGAGGGAGCGTTTCTTGAGGTGGAGAGTGCAGCTGATGGAGAAGGGTGTGCAGAAGCTGGACTTCAAGGCTGGTGGGGTCAGCTCTCTGCTGCAGATTAATGATCTCAAAAACTCTCCCGGAGCTTCCAAGAAGGAGGTCCGCGCCGCCGTGGATAAGACCGTGGCGGTTCTTCAGGATAATTACCCTGAATTTGTTGCTAAAAAT ATATTCATCAATGTTCCGTTTTGGTATTATGCTTTTCATTCATTGATGTCTCCTTTCTTGACGCAAAGAACCAGGAGCAAATTGGTCTTTGCTCGGCCTTCTAAGGTCACTGAAACTCTGCTCAA GTACATTCCGATCCAAGAAATTCCAATTCAGTATGGAGGGATGAAGAGGGAGAATGACTTTGAGTTCTCCAATGCTGATGGTGAGGCTACAGAAGTTGTGATCAAGGCTGGAGCCACTGAAACCATTGAAATCCCAACTCCAGAG GCTGGGACTACATTTATCTGGGATGTGACAGTTCTTGGATGGGAGGTGAGCTACACAGAGGAGTTTGTGCCAGCAGATGAGAATTCATACACTATGATTGTGCACAAGTGTAAGAAGATGGGGACCAATGAGGAAGCGGTTCGTAATACGTTCAAGAACAACGAGGCGGGGAAGATCGCCATAACTGTGCACAATTCAtctgggaagaagaagaagttgttCTACAGATACAAGATCAAGAAGGCTTGCTTTTGA
- the LOC121771952 gene encoding twinkle homolog protein, chloroplastic/mitochondrial-like has protein sequence MLFTPPRKLLLSPSSKSGRIIVMGSKNFLLLKSPAAPATYACLHSLHDSSSSSSSSSSSSSSLRTFIFDSYTRKCSRLFASPKQLQLSCQRANGYSFTPYAALPIPRPISDVESLEKQFVDDKKLMILKQKLQEIGIDGSSCMPGQYNGLVCPSCKGGESKEKSLSLHVDEDGGAAVWTCFRAKCGWKGATRAFAGVNSTYSTMNRTKTKQPIRTITEESLGLEPLCSELLAYFAERMISGETLRRNAVMQKRTGDQIAIAFTYQRNGELVSCKYRDINKKFWQEANTEKVFYGLDDIKEASDVIIVEGEMDKLAMEEAGFKNCVSVPDGAPPKVSAKEVPAEEKDTKYQYLWNCKAYTEKASRIILATDADPPGQALAEELARRLGRERCWRIKWPKKNDTEYFKDANEVLMYMGPDALKEVIENAELYPIRGLFNFRDYFDEINDYYYQSLGFELGVSTGWRALNELYNVVPGELTIVTGVPNSGKSEWIDALLVNLNHSVGWKFALCSMENRVREHGRKLLEKHIKKPFFDVRYGERVERISTEELEQGKKWLSNSFSLIRCENDCLPSINWVLELARIAVLRHGVNGLVIDPYNELDHQRPPNQTETEYVSQMLTKVKRFAQHHSCHVWFVAHPRQLHNWIGGPPNMYDISGSAHFINKCDNGIVIHRNRDPDAGPMDLVQVCVRKVRNKVIGTIGDAYLSYNRVTGEYSDIDVTGLLSKHKRGP, from the exons ATGCTTTTCACACCGCCTCGTAAACTTTTGCTGAGTCCGTCTTCGAAGAGTGGTAGAATTATCGTTATGGGTTCGAAGAATTTTCTGCTTCTGAAATCGCCGGCTGCTCCAGCTACTTACGCCTGCTTACACTCGCTCCatgattcttcttcttcttcttcttcttcttcttcttcttcttcttctctgaGAACATTTATTTTTGACTCGTACACTCGGAAATGCTCAAGGCTTTTTGCCTCTCCGAAGCAATTGCAGCTGAGTTGTCAGAGGGCTAATGGCTACAGTTTTACGCCCTATGCCGCCTTGCCTATTCCGAGACCTA TTTCTGATGTTGAGTCTCTGGAGAAGCAATTCGTTGATGATAAGAAGCTGATGATATTGAAGCAGAAGTTGCAGGAAATTGGAATTGATGGCAGTTCATGCATGCCGGGCCAATACAATGGTTTAGTTTGTCCAAGT TGTAAAGGCGGAGAATCGAAGGAGAAAAGCCTTTCGCTTCATGTCGATGAAGATGG TGGTGCAGCAGTGTGGACCTGCTTTCGTGCTAAATGTGGGTGGAAGGGTGCTACCCGT GCCTTTGCTGGTGTAAACTCAACTTATTCAACAATGAATAGAACCAAAACAAAGCAACCAATAAGAACAATCACAGAGGAGAGTTTAGGACTGGAACCTTTGTGTAGTGAG CTACTAGCATATTTTGCTGAACGCATGATCTCTGGAGAAACCCTGCGGAGAAATGCTGTTATGCAGAAAAGGACAGGAGATCAG ATTGCTATTGCTTTCACTTACCAAAGAAATGGAGAGCTTGTAAGCTGCAAGTATCGTGATATTAACAAAAAGTTTTGGCAG GAAGCAAATACTGAAAAAGTATTTTATGGACTAGATGATATAAAGGAAGCAAGCGACGTCATAATT GTTGAGGGTGAAATGGACAAGCTTGCTATGGAAGAAGCAGGCTTCAAGAATTGTGTGAGTGTTCCTGATGGTGCGCCTCCAAAAGTATCGGCAAAGGAAGTGCCTGCAGAAGAAAAG GACACGAAGTATCAGTATCTATGGAATTGCAAGGCATATACTGAAAAG GCATCTCGCATAATTCTTGCAACTGATGCTGATCCTCCTGGTCAAGCCTTGGCCGAAGAACTTGCACGACGCCTTGGAAGAGAAAG GTGCTGGAGAATCAAGTGGCCAAAAAAGAATGATACTGAATATTTTAAAGATGCAAATGAG GTGCTTATGTATATGGGCCCTGATGCACTGAAGGAAGTTATTGAAAATGCGGAGCTTTATCCAATAAGAGGGTTGTTTAATTTTAGAGATTACTTTGATGAGATCAATGACTATTATTATCAGTCTCTTGGTTTTGAGCTTGGTGTTTCAACAGGATGGAGGGCCCTCAATGAATTGTACAAT GTTGTACCTGGGGAATTGACAATTGTCACGGGAGTTCCAAATTCAGGCAAGAGTGAATGGATTGACGCTCTATTAGTCAATCTCAATCATAGTGTAGGCTGGAAATTCGCACTTTGTTCGATGGAAAATAGG GTTAGAGAGCATGGAAGAAAACTTTTGGAGAAACATATAAAAAAGCCTTTCTTCGATGTTAG GTATGGGGAACGTGTTGAGAGGATTAGCACCGAGGAACTGGAGCAAGGAAAAAAATGGCTCAGCAATTCATTTTCTCTAATAAG GTGTGAGAACGATTGCCTTCCAAGTATAAATTGGGTTCTTGAACTTGCAAGAATAGCAGTTCTGCGCCATGGGGTTAATGGGCTCGTAATTGATCCATACAATGAACTGGATCATCAACGCCCTCCTAATCA GACCGAGACTGAATATGTGAGTCAGATGCTGACCAAAGTGAAGCGGTTCGCTCAGCATCATTCATGTCATGTTTGGTTTGTTGCTCATCCAAGACAG TTGCATAATTGGATTGGAGGCCCTCCGAATATGTACGACATCAGTGGGAGCGCACACTTCATAAACAAATGTGACAACGGGATTGTTATCCATCGTAACAGGGACCCGGATGCTGGCCCTATGGACTTAGTTCAG GTTTGTGTGCGGAAAGTACGTAATAAAGTTATAGGAACAATTGGCGATGCATATCTGTCATATAATAG GGTCACTGGTGAGTACTCGGACATTGATGTGACGGGCTTGCTTTCTAAGCACAAGCGTGGTCCGTAA
- the LOC121771953 gene encoding primase homolog protein-like isoform X1 translates to MPPTALLHRSPPPPPCLVASNTWLNLLSLECPNTYLPYSAELVSGIPLKSNGFRCFSHPPLSKPTAVDMDVEKTDSAKLKPKIEALGVKFESCTPGQFDLLYCPKCKGGRSIQRTLSFHISQSWSYAIWRCFDLQCGWAGQVFADNNKENPRVSRENLRLEPLDNELLGYFAERMISKETLQRNNVMQVVGGKKIIAFPYRRNGQHVGCKYRTLDKRFWQGRNTEKMLYGIDDIVDADEIIIVEGEIDKLSIEEAGYCNCVSVPGGAPQTVSVNRIPSKEKDTAFQYLWNCIDYFEKASRIILATDGDAPGQALAEELARRLGKERCWRVHWQRKDESSSFKDANEVLKSLGADALRAAIDKAELY, encoded by the exons ATGCCTCCTACGGCGCTCCTCCACCGGtcaccacctccgccgccgtgCCTCGTTGCTTCCAACACTTGGCTAAATTTGCTATCTTTGGAATGCCCCAACACTTACTTGCCCTACTCTGCTGAATTAGTCTCAGGAATTCCGTTAAAGAGTAATGGGTTTCGATGTTTTTCTCACCCCCCTTTATCCAAGCCAACAG CAGTCGATATGGATGTGGAGAAAACTGATTCAGCTAAACTGAAGCCAAAAATTGAGGCCCTCGGAGTAAAGTTCGAATCTTGCACACCTGGCCAGTTTGATCTCTTGTATTGTCCTAAG TGCAAAGGGGGGCGGTCGATTCAGAGGACGCTGTCGTTTCACATCAGCCAAAGTTG GAGTTATGCGATATGGAGGTGTTTTGATCTACAATGTGGATGGGCCGGCCAG GTCTTTGCAGACAACAATAAGGAAAATCCTCGTGTCAGCCGGGAAAATCTGAGGCTTGAGCCTTTGGATAATGAG TTGCTTGGATACTTTGCTGAAAGAATGATATCAAAGGAAACACTGCAGAGGAATAATGTCATGCAAGTTGTTGGTGGAAAG AAAATCATTGCTTTTCCTTACAGACGAAATGGACAGCATGTTGGCTGCAAATACCGGACACTTGATAAAAGGTTCTGGCAG GGGAGAAATACGGAGAAGATGTTATATGGGATCGATGACATTGTGGACGCAGATGAGATCATTATT GTTGAAGGCGAAATAGACAAGCTATCAATCGAAGAAGCTGGTTATTGCAACTGTGTCAGTGTCCCTGGCGGTGCACCACAGACAGTTTCAGTCAATCGAATACCATCAAAAGAAAAG GACACTGCCTTTCAATACTTGTGGAACTGCATAGACTATTTCGAAAAG GCGTCTCGTATAATCCTGGCAACTGATGGCGATGCACCTGGCCAAGCCTTAGCTGAAGAGCTTGCTCGTCGTCTTGGGAAAGAAAG ATGCTGGCGTGTGCATTGGCAGAGGAAAGATGAGAGCAGCTCGTTCAAAGATGCAAACGAG GTTCTAAAGAGTCTTGGtgcagatgctctaagagcTGCAATTGACAAAGCAGAGTTATATTAG
- the LOC121771953 gene encoding primase homolog protein-like isoform X2, whose protein sequence is MPPTALLHRSPPPPPCLVASNTWLNLLSLECPNTYLPYSAELVSGIPLKSNGFRCFSHPPLSKPTVDMDVEKTDSAKLKPKIEALGVKFESCTPGQFDLLYCPKCKGGRSIQRTLSFHISQSWSYAIWRCFDLQCGWAGQVFADNNKENPRVSRENLRLEPLDNELLGYFAERMISKETLQRNNVMQVVGGKKIIAFPYRRNGQHVGCKYRTLDKRFWQGRNTEKMLYGIDDIVDADEIIIVEGEIDKLSIEEAGYCNCVSVPGGAPQTVSVNRIPSKEKDTAFQYLWNCIDYFEKASRIILATDGDAPGQALAEELARRLGKERCWRVHWQRKDESSSFKDANEVLKSLGADALRAAIDKAELY, encoded by the exons ATGCCTCCTACGGCGCTCCTCCACCGGtcaccacctccgccgccgtgCCTCGTTGCTTCCAACACTTGGCTAAATTTGCTATCTTTGGAATGCCCCAACACTTACTTGCCCTACTCTGCTGAATTAGTCTCAGGAATTCCGTTAAAGAGTAATGGGTTTCGATGTTTTTCTCACCCCCCTTTATCCAAGCCAACAG TCGATATGGATGTGGAGAAAACTGATTCAGCTAAACTGAAGCCAAAAATTGAGGCCCTCGGAGTAAAGTTCGAATCTTGCACACCTGGCCAGTTTGATCTCTTGTATTGTCCTAAG TGCAAAGGGGGGCGGTCGATTCAGAGGACGCTGTCGTTTCACATCAGCCAAAGTTG GAGTTATGCGATATGGAGGTGTTTTGATCTACAATGTGGATGGGCCGGCCAG GTCTTTGCAGACAACAATAAGGAAAATCCTCGTGTCAGCCGGGAAAATCTGAGGCTTGAGCCTTTGGATAATGAG TTGCTTGGATACTTTGCTGAAAGAATGATATCAAAGGAAACACTGCAGAGGAATAATGTCATGCAAGTTGTTGGTGGAAAG AAAATCATTGCTTTTCCTTACAGACGAAATGGACAGCATGTTGGCTGCAAATACCGGACACTTGATAAAAGGTTCTGGCAG GGGAGAAATACGGAGAAGATGTTATATGGGATCGATGACATTGTGGACGCAGATGAGATCATTATT GTTGAAGGCGAAATAGACAAGCTATCAATCGAAGAAGCTGGTTATTGCAACTGTGTCAGTGTCCCTGGCGGTGCACCACAGACAGTTTCAGTCAATCGAATACCATCAAAAGAAAAG GACACTGCCTTTCAATACTTGTGGAACTGCATAGACTATTTCGAAAAG GCGTCTCGTATAATCCTGGCAACTGATGGCGATGCACCTGGCCAAGCCTTAGCTGAAGAGCTTGCTCGTCGTCTTGGGAAAGAAAG ATGCTGGCGTGTGCATTGGCAGAGGAAAGATGAGAGCAGCTCGTTCAAAGATGCAAACGAG GTTCTAAAGAGTCTTGGtgcagatgctctaagagcTGCAATTGACAAAGCAGAGTTATATTAG